One region of Salinirubrum litoreum genomic DNA includes:
- a CDS encoding Gfo/Idh/MocA family protein — protein sequence MTDDTVAAGVVGVGSMGRNHARVYADLDGVDLVGVTDVDEQAAERVAEQHDTAARSRDDLLAAADVVSVAVPTQFHYETARAALTADTDVLVEKPFVADPAKGRELIDLADRRDRVLQVGHVERFNPAVRTLRDIVTELDIHAVSTERLGPPLDREIDDSVVLDIMIHDLDVVLDVVDGSVEQYGAVGTEDCRYANANLRFDSGVTANLTASRVTQEKVRSLTISAADCRVKVDYLDQSIEIHRSSVPSYIHDEGTIRHRHENVVEQLTVERTEPLQNELASFVEAARTRSGPVVTGEQALSVLELTLALDEAAQQTAAGGHPVSTD from the coding sequence ATGACCGACGACACGGTCGCGGCCGGCGTCGTCGGCGTCGGCAGCATGGGCCGGAACCACGCCCGCGTCTACGCCGACCTCGACGGGGTCGACCTGGTCGGCGTGACCGACGTCGACGAGCAGGCGGCCGAGCGGGTCGCCGAGCAACACGACACCGCCGCCCGGTCGCGCGATGACCTGCTGGCCGCGGCCGACGTCGTCTCGGTGGCGGTTCCGACGCAGTTCCACTACGAGACGGCCCGGGCGGCACTGACGGCCGACACGGACGTCCTCGTCGAGAAGCCGTTCGTCGCGGACCCGGCGAAGGGACGCGAACTGATCGACCTCGCCGACCGGCGCGACCGCGTGTTGCAGGTCGGCCACGTAGAGCGATTCAATCCGGCGGTCCGGACGCTCCGCGACATCGTGACGGAACTCGACATCCACGCGGTGAGCACCGAGCGCCTCGGGCCGCCGCTGGATCGCGAGATAGACGACTCGGTCGTGCTTGACATCATGATCCACGACCTCGACGTCGTACTGGACGTCGTCGACGGGTCGGTCGAGCAGTACGGCGCGGTCGGGACCGAGGACTGCCGGTACGCGAACGCCAACCTCCGGTTCGACTCCGGCGTCACGGCGAACCTCACGGCGAGTCGGGTGACACAGGAGAAGGTGCGCAGCCTCACCATCTCCGCGGCCGACTGCCGGGTGAAGGTCGACTACCTCGACCAGAGCATCGAGATCCACCGGTCGTCGGTGCCGTCGTACATTCACGACGAGGGCACCATCCGCCACCGCCACGAGAACGTCGTGGAGCAACTGACGGTCGAGCGCACCGAACCGCTACAGAACGAACTCGCGTCGTTCGTCGAGGCGGCCCGAACGCGGAGCGGTCCCGTCGTCACCGGCGAACAGGCGCTGTCGGTGCTGGAGTTGACACTCGCCCTCGACGAGGCCGCCCAGCAGACGGCCGCAGGTGGTCACCCGGTCTCCACGGACTGA
- a CDS encoding glycosyltransferase family 2 protein produces the protein MVLVSVVIPTYNRADVLPRAVETALDQTLTDIEVIVVDDASTDETLAVLEEYDDPRLTVLEHETNSGASAARNTGIAVAEGDYVALLDSDDEWAPEKLERQVETVATRSDEWVAAYCGTTVVTDESAHPVVQRLTDLLGRQGNADRVEGGEKLVREVLCQRLHTSAGSTLLVDADVVDRIGGFDESFDRYQDTEFLIRVLKEGKLAYVDEPLLRRYPSGGPAAAAVRDANCHLLKTFAEDVVEYETRGHDVTGANQYTLARLFFAEGKFSEGIDHLKAGTVPEPRQLPGLAYTVYSGLKA, from the coding sequence ATGGTACTCGTCAGCGTCGTCATCCCGACGTACAACCGGGCAGACGTGCTCCCGCGAGCGGTCGAGACCGCACTCGACCAGACGCTCACCGACATCGAGGTCATCGTCGTGGACGACGCGTCCACCGACGAGACGCTCGCGGTTCTCGAAGAGTACGACGACCCCCGGTTGACGGTCCTCGAACACGAGACGAACAGCGGCGCGAGCGCGGCCCGAAACACCGGCATCGCGGTTGCCGAGGGCGACTACGTCGCCCTCCTCGACTCCGACGACGAGTGGGCCCCCGAGAAACTCGAACGGCAGGTCGAGACGGTGGCGACACGCTCGGACGAGTGGGTCGCCGCCTACTGCGGAACCACCGTCGTCACCGACGAGTCGGCACACCCGGTCGTCCAGCGCCTCACCGACTTGCTGGGCCGACAGGGGAACGCCGACCGCGTCGAGGGCGGCGAGAAACTCGTCCGCGAGGTGCTCTGTCAGCGGCTCCACACCAGCGCCGGGTCGACCCTGCTGGTCGATGCGGACGTGGTCGACCGCATCGGCGGCTTCGACGAGTCGTTCGACCGCTATCAGGACACGGAGTTCCTCATTCGCGTGCTGAAGGAGGGGAAACTGGCCTACGTCGACGAGCCACTCCTGCGGCGCTACCCCTCCGGCGGTCCGGCGGCGGCGGCCGTCCGCGATGCGAACTGCCACCTGCTCAAGACGTTCGCCGAAGACGTCGTCGAGTACGAGACCCGCGGCCACGACGTGACGGGGGCGAACCAGTACACGCTGGCCAGACTGTTCTTCGCAGAGGGGAAGTTCAGCGAGGGAATCGACCACCTCAAGGCGGGGACGGTTCCGGAACCGCGACAGCTTCCCGGCCTCGCGTACACCGTCTACAGTGGACTGAAGGCCTGA
- a CDS encoding DUF7344 domain-containing protein, translating to MLPVPGPDEGERTTLSGRTLDDRPGFGGVSEADRRARIVSLVTERTGREHTVGDLAAAMVAWLDESNDGMTPTETEVHETLYEVDLPALERQGKLVFDPETGRVTVPGDDRRVVGAADDGVGARFPTSVRWLALVAATALGVGVAATGVGPLRPVHALVPVAGLLAATAVRVLRRR from the coding sequence ATGCTGCCCGTTCCAGGGCCGGACGAGGGCGAGAGGACGACGCTGTCCGGCCGCACACTCGACGACCGACCGGGCTTCGGCGGCGTCAGCGAGGCCGACCGACGGGCACGGATCGTCTCGCTCGTGACCGAACGAACCGGTCGTGAACACACGGTCGGGGACCTGGCCGCCGCGATGGTCGCCTGGCTCGACGAGTCTAACGACGGGATGACACCGACCGAGACGGAGGTCCACGAGACGCTCTACGAGGTCGACCTCCCGGCGCTCGAGCGACAGGGGAAACTGGTGTTCGACCCGGAGACGGGGCGGGTCACCGTCCCCGGCGACGACCGGCGGGTCGTCGGTGCCGCCGACGACGGGGTCGGGGCCCGGTTCCCGACGAGCGTCAGGTGGCTCGCGCTCGTCGCCGCGACCGCTCTCGGGGTCGGCGTGGCGGCGACCGGCGTCGGGCCCCTCCGTCCGGTTCACGCGCTCGTCCCGGTCGCCGGCTTGCTGGCGGCGACGGCCGTCCGTGTCCTGCGTCGTCGGTAG
- a CDS encoding DegT/DnrJ/EryC1/StrS family aminotransferase — protein sequence MSDGIGIADPVLGDPEKERVADVIDSGMVADGPEVRTFEAEFADYCDAAHGVATSNGTTALQTALEAVGVRPGDRVLTTPFSFVATGNAVRFAGAEPVFADVDPATFNLDPDAVAEQLESLDDVSAIVAVHLYGLPAPMDELRALADEHDVALVEDAAQAHGATYRGTPVGSLGDAACFSFYPTKNMTTGEGGMVVTDDDAVAAHARSFVNHGRAEDGYRHVRLGHNFRMTSIAAAMGRAQLDRLPDFLDARRRHAALLDDVLADTAAVTPLEPAPARHAYHQYTVRVGNRDAVADELEAAGVGTGVYYPRTIPDQPAYGDVSADVPVARRLTEQVLSLPVHPALSDSDVRRVGRVLAESGVAAPPAPTGVEQGGVASR from the coding sequence ATGAGCGACGGTATCGGCATCGCCGACCCAGTCCTCGGTGACCCGGAGAAGGAGCGCGTCGCCGACGTCATCGACTCCGGGATGGTCGCCGACGGTCCCGAGGTTCGGACGTTCGAGGCCGAGTTCGCCGACTACTGTGACGCCGCCCACGGCGTCGCCACCTCGAACGGCACGACCGCGCTGCAGACGGCACTGGAGGCCGTCGGCGTCCGCCCCGGCGACCGGGTACTGACGACGCCCTTCTCCTTCGTGGCGACCGGGAACGCCGTCCGCTTCGCCGGCGCGGAGCCGGTGTTCGCGGACGTCGACCCGGCGACGTTCAACCTCGACCCCGACGCAGTCGCCGAGCAACTCGAGTCGCTCGACGACGTGAGCGCAATCGTCGCCGTCCACCTCTACGGCTTGCCGGCACCGATGGACGAACTCCGAGCACTGGCCGACGAACACGACGTGGCACTCGTCGAGGACGCCGCGCAGGCCCACGGTGCGACCTACCGCGGGACGCCCGTCGGGTCGCTGGGCGACGCCGCCTGCTTCTCCTTCTATCCGACGAAGAACATGACCACCGGCGAGGGCGGGATGGTCGTCACCGACGACGACGCGGTGGCCGCACACGCCCGGAGCTTCGTCAACCACGGCCGGGCAGAGGACGGCTACCGACACGTGAGACTCGGCCACAACTTCCGGATGACGAGTATCGCGGCCGCGATGGGCCGCGCACAGCTCGACCGGCTCCCCGACTTCCTCGACGCGCGGCGGCGACACGCGGCGCTCCTCGACGATGTGCTGGCGGACACGGCGGCCGTCACGCCGCTCGAACCCGCGCCGGCACGCCACGCCTATCACCAGTACACGGTGCGGGTGGGCAACCGCGACGCAGTCGCGGACGAACTCGAAGCGGCCGGCGTCGGGACGGGCGTCTACTACCCGCGGACCATCCCCGACCAGCCGGCGTACGGCGACGTCTCGGCCGACGTGCCGGTCGCGCGGCGGTTGACAGAGCAGGTGCTCTCGCTGCCGGTCCACCCCGCGCTGTCCGACTCCGACGTGAGACGAGTCGGCCGCGTCCTCGCCGAGAGCGGGGTCGCGGCACCGCCGGCACCGACCGGCGTCGAGCAGGGAGGTGTCGCGTCCCGATGA
- a CDS encoding DUF7269 family protein yields the protein MKRRQLLSAGTGLVVLAVGLVVGGVEGTVDALATTLGGDYFVLVALGGAALLAAAPVVVSARSATLRQAETPAPETTVDRPAAGDGFDEAVSAWRFRLPVVGDAARDSVRERLREAAVGTLVRTRDCDRAQATRLVAEGQWTDDREAATFLAADASRASTVVTAVDAAARLQTPVEYRARAAARAVARLDEQGGR from the coding sequence GTGAAACGCCGACAGCTACTCTCGGCCGGTACGGGCCTCGTCGTGCTCGCAGTCGGGCTCGTTGTCGGCGGCGTCGAGGGGACCGTCGACGCGCTCGCGACGACACTGGGCGGCGACTACTTCGTGCTCGTCGCGCTCGGAGGCGCGGCACTGCTCGCCGCGGCACCCGTCGTCGTCTCCGCCCGCAGCGCCACGCTCCGACAGGCAGAGACGCCAGCCCCGGAGACGACGGTCGACCGACCGGCGGCCGGCGACGGATTCGACGAGGCGGTCTCGGCGTGGCGGTTCCGGCTCCCGGTCGTCGGCGACGCGGCCCGCGACTCGGTCCGGGAACGGCTTCGCGAGGCCGCCGTCGGCACGCTCGTCCGGACCCGCGACTGTGACCGGGCGCAGGCGACCCGACTCGTCGCCGAGGGGCAGTGGACCGACGACCGCGAGGCGGCCACGTTCCTCGCCGCGGACGCCTCCCGTGCGTCGACCGTGGTGACGGCCGTCGACGCCGCGGCCCGCCTGCAGACGCCCGTGGAGTACCGCGCCCGGGCGGCGGCCCGTGCCGTCGCTCGCCTCGACGAACAGGGGGGCCGATGA
- a CDS encoding DUF7344 domain-containing protein, which translates to MTIQADEPSAVLNEEETAATPSTLDKDKVHHLLKNERRRQALRYLRDCEGPVQMRDVAEQVAAWEHDTTVQALMSDQRQRVYIALYQAHLPALDEAGVIDYNQSRGIVEKTPLASRLMHYLEDPTDDESNDDDREWEQYYLGAAGVSTVALALTTFEVAAFTAAAALPVALGVVLLYGGISVAHVLSDDGVADGD; encoded by the coding sequence ATGACCATCCAGGCAGACGAGCCGAGTGCGGTTCTGAACGAGGAGGAGACGGCGGCGACGCCGTCCACGCTCGACAAAGACAAGGTCCACCATCTGCTGAAAAACGAGCGACGACGACAGGCACTGCGGTATCTGCGGGACTGCGAGGGGCCGGTGCAGATGCGGGACGTCGCCGAACAGGTCGCCGCCTGGGAGCACGACACGACGGTACAGGCGCTCATGTCCGACCAGCGGCAGCGTGTCTACATCGCGCTCTATCAGGCGCACCTGCCCGCACTCGACGAGGCGGGCGTCATCGACTACAACCAGAGCCGGGGCATCGTGGAGAAGACGCCGCTCGCGAGTCGCCTGATGCACTACCTCGAGGACCCGACCGACGACGAGTCGAACGACGACGACCGCGAGTGGGAGCAGTACTACCTCGGCGCTGCGGGCGTCAGCACGGTCGCACTGGCCCTCACGACGTTCGAGGTCGCCGCCTTCACGGCCGCCGCAGCGTTGCCGGTCGCACTCGGCGTCGTGTTGCTGTACGGTGGGATCTCGGTCGCACACGTTCTCTCCGACGACGGCGTCGCCGACGGCGACTGA
- a CDS encoding helix-turn-helix transcriptional regulator codes for MDERQDDDTPTTDREQATSETTEIDGGGRLARLLASVRDLLTGIAGRDGRRDEQTGEQEPLGRVGDGPPAEQTDHSLLAVDPELLDPEQRIVQLLLSEGGRIPQSEIVERTRWTSSTVSRRLGNMESRGLVERRRFTDGKTVFLVDESVDPSLERD; via the coding sequence ATGGACGAGCGACAGGACGACGACACCCCCACGACGGACCGAGAACAGGCGACGAGCGAGACCACGGAGATCGACGGTGGCGGCCGACTGGCGCGGCTACTCGCGTCGGTCCGCGACCTGCTGACCGGCATCGCAGGACGTGACGGTCGTCGAGACGAGCAGACCGGCGAGCAGGAGCCACTCGGCCGGGTCGGTGACGGACCCCCGGCCGAGCAGACGGACCACTCGCTTCTCGCCGTCGACCCGGAACTCCTCGATCCGGAGCAACGGATCGTGCAGCTCCTGCTCTCGGAGGGAGGCCGCATCCCCCAGTCGGAGATCGTCGAGCGGACGCGGTGGACCAGTTCGACCGTCAGCCGACGACTCGGCAATATGGAGTCCCGTGGGCTCGTCGAGCGCCGACGCTTCACGGACGGGAAGACGGTGTTTCTGGTAGACGAGAGCGTCGACCCCTCGCTCGAACGGGACTGA
- a CDS encoding DUF7519 family protein, with protein sequence MSHAVVVPERPAWVGSLVTVAVAAGVVALLVPSALPGALLQAVGLASLAGGVHRVRAADDPLLGSLGVVLGVLGALAGSAVAVTAVAGVPSVATVGLGTAGVTVVGLGVLPVYGTGSHLLVKVGTALLLLAVVATGLFQAAGLGALLVAAVGVVVTWDAAENAIGLGEQLGRSTGTWRVEATHLGGTALAGAVAVGAGLVAADVGTSGLDLHSVALLLVAATLLTVALHE encoded by the coding sequence GTGAGTCACGCCGTCGTGGTGCCGGAGCGGCCCGCCTGGGTCGGCTCGCTGGTCACCGTCGCCGTCGCCGCGGGCGTCGTCGCGCTGCTCGTCCCGTCGGCACTCCCCGGCGCACTGCTGCAGGCGGTCGGTCTCGCCTCGCTGGCCGGCGGCGTGCACCGCGTCCGAGCGGCGGACGACCCGCTCCTCGGATCGCTCGGGGTCGTCCTCGGCGTCCTGGGGGCGCTGGCCGGCAGTGCCGTCGCCGTCACCGCAGTCGCCGGCGTCCCTTCGGTGGCGACCGTCGGCCTCGGCACGGCCGGCGTCACCGTCGTCGGACTCGGCGTCCTGCCGGTGTACGGGACGGGCTCACATCTGCTGGTGAAGGTCGGCACCGCGCTGCTGCTGCTCGCAGTCGTCGCTACCGGGCTGTTTCAGGCGGCAGGACTGGGTGCGCTGCTCGTCGCGGCCGTCGGCGTCGTCGTGACGTGGGACGCCGCGGAGAACGCGATCGGTCTCGGTGAACAGCTCGGCCGGTCGACCGGCACGTGGCGCGTGGAGGCGACCCACCTCGGGGGTACCGCGCTCGCGGGGGCGGTCGCCGTCGGTGCCGGCCTGGTCGCGGCCGACGTCGGCACGTCGGGTCTCGATCTTCACTCGGTCGCCCTGCTCCTCGTCGCGGCGACGCTGCTCACGGTGGCGCTGCACGAGTGA
- a CDS encoding helix-turn-helix transcriptional regulator, with protein MVAFVVSLAAAGGATAAADGTLVRAEFADTVGVVEGPDHPHVWESESNTLKTTFETTEESDYYEVCVHPEGSDADPTCTSERVGPVKTVSVNVSFENLSAVKERNLTVELHQRVEGKLVLADSTRVDPVVIAKDGDLDNDQLTNRAELDNGTSMYRSDTDRDSLSDGSEVKNYETSPLRSDTDDDGLTDAQELEMDTDPLSSDTDDDGLDDSLETRIGTDPTRANNRQMLVASVLVVVGVIAGSGFVVLSNIRGVIGRALAGVVAASARLRSTSSAGDDTEGPTETTTADGQPPDSETASPDRETVPADRPKPVISDEEVIIRLLRDNDGWLYQSEIVEARDWSKSKVSRMLSSMEESDRIQKITVGRQNVIAESGSVPEGLESPFGD; from the coding sequence GTGGTTGCGTTCGTCGTTTCTCTCGCAGCCGCGGGTGGCGCGACCGCCGCGGCGGACGGGACGCTCGTGCGTGCGGAGTTCGCGGACACCGTCGGGGTGGTCGAGGGACCCGACCACCCCCACGTCTGGGAGTCCGAGTCGAACACGCTGAAGACGACCTTCGAGACCACCGAGGAGAGCGACTACTACGAGGTGTGCGTCCACCCGGAGGGGAGCGACGCCGACCCCACGTGTACCAGCGAGCGCGTCGGACCGGTCAAGACCGTGTCCGTGAACGTCTCCTTCGAGAATCTCAGCGCCGTGAAAGAGCGGAACCTGACCGTCGAACTCCACCAGCGCGTCGAGGGGAAACTGGTGCTCGCCGACAGTACGCGGGTCGACCCCGTCGTCATCGCCAAGGACGGCGACCTCGACAACGACCAACTGACGAACCGCGCCGAACTGGACAACGGGACCTCGATGTACCGCTCCGACACCGACCGCGACAGTCTCAGCGACGGGAGTGAGGTGAAGAACTACGAGACCTCGCCGCTCCGCTCGGACACCGACGACGACGGCCTCACCGACGCACAGGAACTGGAGATGGACACCGACCCGCTCAGCAGCGACACCGACGACGACGGCCTCGACGATTCGCTGGAGACTCGGATCGGGACGGACCCGACGCGGGCGAACAACCGACAGATGCTCGTGGCCTCCGTGCTGGTCGTCGTCGGCGTCATCGCCGGGTCGGGGTTCGTCGTCCTCTCGAACATCCGGGGAGTGATCGGTCGCGCGCTCGCCGGTGTGGTGGCCGCGAGCGCTCGGTTACGATCGACGTCGAGCGCCGGAGACGACACCGAGGGGCCGACCGAAACAACGACGGCCGACGGACAGCCGCCCGACTCGGAGACGGCCTCTCCCGACCGGGAGACGGTCCCCGCCGACCGACCGAAGCCGGTCATCAGCGACGAGGAGGTCATCATTCGCCTACTGCGGGACAACGACGGCTGGCTCTATCAGAGCGAGATCGTCGAGGCACGCGACTGGTCGAAGTCGAAGGTGAGCCGTATGCTGTCGTCCATGGAGGAGTCGGACCGGATCCAGAAGATAACCGTCGGCCGGCAGAACGTGATCGCCGAGTCGGGGTCGGTGCCCGAGGGGCTGGAGTCGCCGTTCGGAGACTGA
- a CDS encoding DUF58 domain-containing protein has translation MTPTRTRRWRGVVAVALVLAAAGLLAKRQALLSLATVGIVFAAYHRLTPPPSASLAVDRAVSDSSPSDGDRVEVTVTLRNEGSDTLFDCRVVDGVPPALAVVEDTARHATVLRPGASTTFGYTVVARHGTHTFEPTTVVARDVAGNWTLTDEVAAGDSIELDCTTPMSDSPLRPQTLDAVGELTASASGEGLEFAQVREYRRGDAPGRIDWNRYAATGDLTTVEFREQRSAAVLVLVDARACACRSPPDGTHAVDAAVSATEQLVDRLQRDRNHVGVASLGPDPCYVAPGVGRDHRLHLLDTLATHPSFVATPTGEDPPVDDQFDHLLERLGDETQVVVVSPATDDAVVAGVRRLEAHGHLATVISPDVTADGTAGERLAAAERRSRLYRLRKLGIPVVAWSLDDPLALAVADTREVGV, from the coding sequence ATGACGCCGACCCGAACCCGTCGCTGGCGGGGGGTCGTCGCCGTCGCGCTCGTCCTCGCAGCGGCCGGACTGCTGGCGAAGCGACAGGCGCTCCTCTCGCTGGCCACCGTCGGTATCGTCTTCGCCGCGTACCACCGGCTCACGCCGCCCCCGTCGGCGTCGCTCGCCGTCGACCGGGCGGTCTCGGACTCGTCGCCCAGCGACGGCGACCGGGTCGAGGTGACGGTGACGCTGCGTAACGAGGGGAGCGACACCCTCTTCGACTGCCGGGTGGTCGACGGCGTCCCGCCGGCACTGGCCGTCGTCGAGGACACCGCCCGGCACGCGACGGTGTTGCGTCCCGGCGCGTCGACGACGTTCGGCTACACCGTCGTCGCCCGGCACGGCACCCACACCTTCGAGCCCACGACCGTCGTGGCCCGCGACGTCGCCGGTAACTGGACGTTGACCGACGAAGTGGCGGCCGGCGACTCGATCGAACTCGACTGCACGACCCCGATGTCGGACTCGCCGCTCAGGCCCCAGACGCTCGACGCCGTCGGCGAGTTGACCGCGTCGGCGAGCGGGGAGGGACTGGAGTTCGCACAGGTCCGCGAGTACCGCCGTGGAGACGCGCCCGGCCGCATCGACTGGAACCGGTACGCCGCGACCGGCGACCTCACGACCGTCGAGTTCCGCGAACAGCGGTCGGCCGCGGTCCTCGTCCTCGTCGACGCCCGCGCTTGCGCCTGCCGGAGCCCGCCGGACGGGACCCACGCCGTCGACGCCGCCGTCTCCGCGACGGAGCAACTCGTCGACCGCCTCCAGCGCGACCGCAACCACGTCGGCGTCGCCTCACTCGGACCGGACCCGTGCTACGTCGCCCCCGGCGTGGGGCGGGACCACCGGCTCCACCTGCTGGACACGCTCGCGACCCACCCCAGCTTCGTCGCCACGCCGACGGGCGAGGACCCACCGGTGGACGACCAGTTCGACCATCTGCTGGAACGGCTCGGCGACGAGACACAGGTGGTCGTCGTCTCCCCGGCGACCGACGACGCGGTCGTGGCTGGCGTCCGACGACTGGAGGCCCACGGACACCTCGCCACCGTGATATCGCCCGACGTGACCGCAGACGGGACGGCAGGCGAGCGGCTGGCGGCCGCCGAGCGTCGGAGCCGGCTCTACCGCCTCCGGAAACTCGGTATCCCCGTCGTGGCGTGGTCGCTGGACGATCCGCTGGCGCTCGCGGTCGCAGACACACGGGAGGTGGGCGTGTGA
- a CDS encoding DUF4129 domain-containing protein — protein MTVTADRLLTVAVALVCLFAVGSGAASLDSAVDASPGEAIDVDYASLPIESDDAGQLKQQYNDAKNDATEQTGGGSGSADDPPDGGQGDPPPGGENGDEPEDASFIGDDPPPGGGEGQNDDGRGPGTGSDDPLDSLLSALGALLSALVTVLAGLLLLVGAALAVRHRDRLRARLRALLDRLGVGGSENDPREHHDAPRGVPDPQNPVSRAWVETMERVGVDAERALTPRERAALATDRGADPEAIWSLTALFEEVTYGGAPVTEQRRERATHHLSRLREGGDDS, from the coding sequence ATGACCGTGACTGCCGACCGACTGCTCACCGTCGCCGTCGCACTCGTCTGCCTGTTCGCCGTCGGGTCGGGAGCGGCCTCTCTCGACTCGGCGGTCGACGCCTCGCCGGGCGAGGCCATCGACGTCGACTACGCCTCGCTCCCCATCGAGTCCGACGACGCCGGTCAGTTGAAACAGCAGTACAACGACGCGAAGAACGACGCCACCGAACAGACCGGGGGTGGTTCGGGGTCGGCAGACGACCCGCCGGACGGCGGACAGGGTGACCCACCGCCCGGCGGCGAGAACGGTGACGAACCCGAGGACGCGTCGTTCATCGGAGACGACCCGCCACCCGGCGGGGGCGAGGGACAGAACGACGACGGTCGCGGGCCGGGGACCGGCTCCGACGACCCGCTCGACAGCCTCCTGTCTGCACTGGGTGCGCTCCTCTCCGCGCTGGTGACGGTCCTCGCCGGCCTGCTCCTGCTCGTCGGGGCCGCGCTCGCCGTCCGCCACCGTGACCGACTTCGAGCACGGCTGCGGGCACTGCTCGACAGACTCGGCGTCGGTGGCTCAGAGAACGACCCACGGGAGCACCACGACGCTCCGCGGGGTGTCCCGGACCCACAGAACCCGGTGTCGCGGGCCTGGGTCGAGACGATGGAGCGAGTCGGTGTCGACGCTGAGCGCGCACTGACGCCGCGGGAGCGGGCGGCGCTGGCGACCGACCGGGGTGCAGACCCCGAGGCGATCTGGTCACTGACGGCGCTGTTCGAGGAGGTCACCTACGGCGGTGCGCCGGTGACGGAGCAACGCCGGGAACGAGCGACACACCACCTGTCGCGACTCCGCGAGGGGGGTGACGACTCGTGA
- a CDS encoding AAA family ATPase gives MDIAELHDRSERVLDEVAKVVVVDRTTLQTVLTGALSRGHVLLEDVPGTGKTLTARSFATALGLSFSRIQFTPDLLPADVTGTYVFDEADRSFEFSEGPIFANVVLADEINRASPKTQAALLEAMGEGQVTVDGVTHSLPEPFVVIATQNPVEQGEGTFPLPEAQKDRFLVKGSLGYPEAEGELELLDRRDARDVPTPSAQQVLTPEQVREMQRVPETVRVDDELKQYMVDVVRATRGHERIAVGVSPRGLQRLFECVRATAAVHGRSFALPDDVKTVAHEVLAHRVVPTAEATVDDVSRTELVDEVVASVTVPTVTRAAPP, from the coding sequence ATGGACATCGCGGAACTACACGACAGAAGCGAGCGCGTCCTCGACGAGGTGGCGAAGGTCGTCGTGGTCGACAGAACGACACTGCAGACTGTGCTCACGGGCGCACTCTCGCGGGGACACGTCCTGCTCGAGGACGTCCCCGGGACCGGCAAGACGCTGACCGCGAGAAGCTTCGCGACCGCACTCGGGCTGTCGTTCTCGCGCATCCAGTTCACCCCCGACCTGCTGCCGGCGGACGTGACGGGGACCTACGTGTTCGACGAGGCGGACCGGTCGTTCGAGTTCTCCGAGGGCCCCATCTTCGCAAACGTCGTACTGGCCGACGAGATCAACCGCGCCTCGCCGAAGACGCAGGCGGCACTCCTGGAGGCGATGGGCGAAGGACAGGTCACCGTCGACGGCGTCACCCACTCGCTGCCGGAGCCGTTCGTCGTCATCGCGACGCAGAACCCGGTCGAGCAGGGCGAGGGGACGTTCCCGTTGCCGGAGGCACAGAAGGACCGCTTCCTGGTGAAGGGGAGTCTCGGCTACCCCGAGGCGGAGGGTGAACTCGAACTACTCGACCGCCGGGACGCCCGCGACGTGCCGACGCCGTCCGCACAGCAGGTGCTGACGCCAGAGCAGGTCAGGGAGATGCAGCGGGTGCCGGAGACGGTCCGGGTCGACGACGAACTGAAGCAGTACATGGTCGACGTGGTGCGGGCGACCCGGGGCCACGAACGTATCGCGGTCGGCGTCTCGCCGCGGGGGCTCCAGCGACTGTTCGAGTGTGTGCGTGCCACTGCGGCGGTCCACGGGCGGAGCTTCGCGCTGCCGGACGACGTGAAGACGGTCGCTCACGAGGTGCTGGCCCACCGGGTCGTCCCGACGGCGGAGGCGACGGTCGACGACGTGAGTCGGACGGAACTCGTCGACGAGGTGGTGGCGTCCGTGACGGTCCCGACCGTCACTCGTGCAGCGCCACCGTGA